Proteins encoded together in one Xiphophorus maculatus strain JP 163 A chromosome 13, X_maculatus-5.0-male, whole genome shotgun sequence window:
- the LOC102237883 gene encoding palmitoyltransferase ZDHHC18-like, translating into MKSREYQQIDPKALPTPSQSPPPHQHLAVGGDGRKEPMTARRKWEVFPGKNRFFCDGRIMMARQSGVFPLTLGLILVTSGLFFIFDCPFLVKHLTRCIPAVGGALFVFVLITLLQTSFTDPGILPRATPEEAADIERQIDDTGNTSYRPPPRTKEVLINQQVIKLKYCFTCKMFRPPRTSHCSLCDNCVERFDHHCPWVGNCVGKRNYRFFYSFIVSLSLLTAFIFGCVTTHLALRANGGKGLIFALQESPGSAVELAICFFSVWSILGLSGFHTYLVASNLTTNEDIKGSWSGKSGDAVTNPYSHKNIFINCCSVLCAPMPPSLIDRRGFLPADEPARASGADLELPNPNTKSDRNVCVQGPKGLLESAALTPLLATSCPQGKPQTALPCPESISALNSDPSLELSQRCGGTHHNSKTYGSTSPPLPTKSRLHKHKQASSHTPSPTSDDHLTPSSHDGNHRSAARGHRGAKFATLQ; encoded by the exons ATGAAAAGCCGTGAGTATCAGCAGATCGACCCGAAGGCGCTGCCGACGCCCAGCCAGAGCCCCCCGCCTCACCAACACCTGGCTGTCGGCGGTGACGGGAGGAAGGAGCCGATGACAGCCAGGAGAAAATGGGAAGTTTTCCCCGGGAAGAACCGCTTCTTCTGCGATGGACGGATTATGATGGCCCGTCAGAGTGGGGTCTTTCCCCTCACGCTGGGCCTTATCCTCGTCACGAGCgggttatttttcatatttga CTGCCCGTTCCTGGTCAAACACCTGACCAGATGTATACCTGCTGTCGGAGGGGCCCTGTTTGTGTTCGTGCTCATCACGCTGCTCCAGACCAGTTTCACTGACCCCGGCATCCTGCCTCGAGCCACTCCAGAGGAGGCCGCGGACATAGAGAGACAGATTG ATGACACGGGGAACACCAGCTATCGGCCTCCGCCGCGCACCAAGGAGGTCCTCATCAACCAGCAGGTGATCAAGCTCAAGTACTGCTTCACCTGCAAGATGTTCCGGCCTCCTCGCACGTCCCACTGCAGCCTGTGTGACAACTGTGTGG AGCGTTTCGACCATCACTGTCCTTGGGTGGGGAACTGTGTCGGAAAGCGCAACTACCGGTTCTTCTACAGCTTCATCGTGTCCCTGTCTCTCCTGACGGCATTCATCTTCGGATGTGTGACCACACATCTGGCTTTGA ggGCCAATGGAGGAAAGGGCCTGATTTTTGCCCTTCAGGAGAGTCCTGGCAG TGCAGTGGAGTTGGCTATATGCTTCTTCTCAGTCTGGTCTATCTTGGGCCTCTCGGGCTTCCATACATACCTTGTTGCTTCCAATCTGACCACCAATGAAGAC atcAAAGGCTCCTGGTCGGGGAAGAGTGGAGACGCTGTAACCAACCCATacagtcataaaaacatttttattaactgcTGTTCAGTTCTCTGTGCGCCCATGCCACCCAG CTTGATCGACAGACGAGGCTTCCTGCCCGCGGACGAGCCGGCCAGGGCGAGCGGCGCGGACTTAGAGCTGCCCAATCCAAACACTAAAAGTGATAGAAACGTG TGCGTACAGGGACCTAAAGGTTTGCTGGAGTCGGCAGCTCTCACTCCTCTTCTGGCCACCTCGTGTCCTCAGGGGAAACCTCAGACAGCTCTTCCTTGCCCAGAAAGCATCTCGGCTCTGAACTCCGACCCCTCCCTGGAGCTCTCCCAGAGATGCGGCGGCACCCACCACAACTCCAAGACCTATGGGAGCACTTCTCCTCCGCTCCCCACCAAGAGTCGCTTGCACAAGCACAAACAAGCCTCTTCACATACTCCCAGCCCCACCTCTGACGACCACCTTACCCCTTCCTCCCATGACGGGAACCATCGCTCCGCCGCCAGGGGCCACCGAGGAGCCAAGTTTGCCACACTGCAGTGA
- the LOC102238143 gene encoding keratinocyte differentiation factor 1-like, with product MSAGTSDSLRRSERLESTRQVSFTEERCVDPVEDRQPTPQPKPVHKGRLKDANGNESETIDFGPSVAEPSSAASSCNPCSSPKSCKTFVCTVITFGLYKVCQRCIHAPRLAPNESSPDEPEKISLRGVNPDNNKEEADTEWSDFRINGVKVVGPKDDLDYDIKSSPYAPLPAQTPSEFASLHDSVSFHDWEDGDENVDSLITKKLLELYSEYQIEELARCTSDSVFLRKSKAITQLINSLAEEHKMDEQEAECRLVRGIIRISTRKSPKKRPPIPRMERTMSDSGHETMIGSGSFPSSNNNDYKSNPNIQISDLTSTDKFARNMWRKNGDPTSSSPSTYSPSHSEMESSGVPLLHASVRT from the exons ATGTCTGCTGGCACCAGTGACAGTCTGAGGCGCAGCGAGAGGCTGGAGAGCACCAGGCAAGTGTCTTTTACCGAGGAGCGGTGTGTGGACCCGGTGGAGGATAGGCAGCCAACCCCACAGCCAAAGCCAGTCCACAAAGGCCGCCTTAAAGATGCTAATGGGAACGAGTCTGAGACCATCGACTTCGGTCCCAGTGTAGCCGAACCTTCATCTGCAGCATCGAGCTGCAATCCCTGCTCTTCTCCAAAGAGCTGTAAAACCTTCGTGTGCACCGTAATCACCTTCGGACTGTATAAGGTGTGCCAGCGCTGCATCCACGCTCCGCGTTTGGCGCCGAACGAGAGCTCCCCAGATGAGCCAGAAAAGATCAGCCTCCGAGGCGTTAACCCagacaacaacaaagaagagGCTGACACCGAATGGTCAGACTTTCGCATTAACGGAGTCAAAGTAGTCGGTCCGAAAGATGATTTAGATTACGACATCAAATCTTCACCATATGCGCCACTGCCTGCTCAAACCCCATCAGAGTTTGCCTCCCTGCATGACTCTGTGTCATTCCATGACTGGGAGGACGGCGACGAGAACGTGGACTCCCTGATCACCAAGAAGCTACTGGAGCTGTACTCTGAGTATCAAATCGAAGAGCTGGCCAGGTGCACCTCAGACTCTGTGTTTCTGAGGAAGAGCAAAGCCATCACCCAACTCATCAACTCCCTGGCAGAGGAGCACAAAATGGACGAGCAGGAAGCGGAGTGCCGGTTGGTGCGGGGCATCATCCGCATCAGCACTCGGAAGAGCCCGAAGAAGCGGCCGCCCATTCCCAGGATGGAGAGGACGATGTCGGACAGTGGGCACGAGACCATGATTGGGAGTGGCTCCTTTCCCTCAAGCAACAACA ACGACTACAAGTCAAATCCCAACATCCAAATATCCGACTTGACTTCCACTGACAAGTTTGCCAGAAACATGTGGAGGAAGAATGGAG ATCCCACTTCAAGTTCTCCATCAACCTACTCACCCTCTCACTCAGAGATGGAGTCTTCAGGTGTGCCACTGCTACACGCTTCGGTGAGGACATGA